In Lysobacter firmicutimachus, one genomic interval encodes:
- a CDS encoding TonB-dependent receptor — protein sequence MSTLKPATPQSQFNRHLLTAALASLGLCSSWTVWAADAPAPQDAPAAAAPTEPSTAAHELDAVQVTGNRRVQSIQKYAGTIQSFSGEDLTKLGINTDFRNLQAVVPGLQITRQEGKYEIFLRGIGAADSDFSSDPSVATYYNGIYLPRPRSIGPMFFDVDRIEVNKGPQGTVRGRNATGGSINVISKRPELGVTSGGLKVGAGNHDFTTAEGVLNLPIGETFALRAALFDEERSSYIDNGYPKSLFGAEGPGAIDNQALRLSALWEPNDKFSAYVMLDKVTERGTGDPGLFAERGLAAGYDIDDLSDPFRQYFRTQGKTTNDIEGVAATFTYAFNDAVSVEFNTSYRKYDFYNRNASREWQLGPVYPGSDREAYHNPERLAWYDTFYQADKSSSTINELRFFGDTGKLIWSAGLFNYEEKYDYVSWDVGNGYFGDCDWWRPGTICGWQDGLGGENRGDNSKVESNAVYGDFSFAATDSLRLIGGVRYTRDKKIARESNLKYQFVIPEGLFQQFTGQPVNTATNPYTTGLVLGSPGFRLAAPGGRPGGDPSVCTGWTPAELRCDPGANTLDYFLGGFAGFGVDDNWAQFLRQNRDQIQVIARSDFPGGRSEDVYKDSYVDWRVGFEYDLSPQVMLYGTVSTGTRSGGINRPLSLNDGTALAPTFEPEELTSYEAGIKGDYVWGETPVRLNASVFYYDYQNKVLQNLIDVPAPTPTNPNATSRQVFNDNAANASVLGLELEGRVGLPYGFDLGYNFTYLDATFDDSKVLDTRSGGLGLIVPLDGNRLPNTSKYNANVSLSQTIDIGRGALSSFDWTVNLTYRSDYYLTAFNSRGFGLDAAGNVIEVPLADMAFNNGSNPAAGGGPASGLAMRDDVDGFLTVNVSAGLNFGSDNQFRIDGFVSNLTDEVYSGKGFINNATNIRYLNTPRMYGIRFSSQF from the coding sequence ATGTCGACACTCAAGCCGGCTACGCCGCAATCGCAATTCAACCGCCACCTGCTGACCGCGGCCCTGGCTTCGCTCGGGCTGTGCAGTTCGTGGACGGTGTGGGCCGCCGACGCTCCCGCGCCGCAGGACGCGCCGGCCGCCGCCGCGCCGACCGAGCCCTCGACCGCCGCGCACGAACTCGACGCGGTCCAGGTCACCGGCAACCGCCGCGTGCAGTCGATCCAGAAGTACGCCGGCACGATCCAGTCGTTCAGCGGCGAGGACCTGACCAAGCTCGGCATCAACACCGATTTCCGCAACCTGCAGGCGGTGGTGCCCGGCCTGCAGATCACCCGCCAGGAAGGCAAGTACGAGATCTTCCTGCGCGGCATCGGCGCGGCCGACTCGGACTTCTCCTCCGATCCGTCGGTGGCGACCTACTACAACGGCATCTACCTGCCGCGTCCGCGCTCGATCGGGCCGATGTTCTTCGACGTCGACCGGATCGAGGTCAACAAGGGCCCGCAGGGCACGGTGCGCGGCCGCAACGCCACCGGCGGCTCGATCAACGTGATCTCCAAGCGCCCCGAGCTCGGCGTGACCAGCGGCGGGCTGAAGGTCGGCGCCGGCAACCACGATTTCACCACCGCCGAGGGCGTGCTCAACCTGCCGATCGGCGAAACCTTCGCCCTGCGTGCGGCGCTGTTCGACGAGGAGCGCTCGTCCTACATCGACAACGGCTATCCCAAATCGCTGTTCGGCGCCGAGGGCCCGGGCGCGATCGACAATCAGGCCCTGCGCCTGTCGGCGCTGTGGGAGCCGAACGACAAGTTCTCGGCTTACGTGATGCTGGACAAGGTCACCGAGCGCGGCACCGGCGACCCGGGCCTGTTCGCCGAACGCGGCCTCGCCGCCGGCTACGACATCGACGACCTGTCCGATCCGTTCCGCCAGTACTTCCGCACCCAGGGCAAGACCACCAACGACATCGAGGGCGTCGCGGCGACCTTCACCTACGCGTTCAACGACGCGGTGTCGGTGGAGTTCAACACCTCCTACCGCAAGTACGACTTCTACAACCGCAACGCCTCGCGCGAGTGGCAGCTGGGCCCGGTGTACCCGGGCTCGGACCGCGAGGCTTACCACAACCCCGAACGCCTGGCCTGGTACGACACCTTCTATCAGGCCGACAAGTCCAGCTCGACCATCAACGAACTGCGCTTCTTCGGCGACACCGGCAAGCTGATCTGGTCGGCGGGCCTGTTCAACTACGAAGAGAAGTACGACTACGTGTCCTGGGACGTCGGCAACGGCTACTTCGGCGATTGCGACTGGTGGCGTCCGGGCACGATCTGCGGTTGGCAGGACGGCCTGGGCGGCGAGAACCGCGGCGACAATTCCAAGGTCGAATCCAATGCGGTGTACGGCGACTTCAGCTTCGCCGCGACCGATTCGCTGCGCCTGATCGGCGGCGTGCGCTACACCCGCGACAAGAAGATCGCGCGCGAATCGAACCTGAAGTACCAGTTCGTGATTCCGGAAGGCCTGTTCCAGCAATTCACCGGCCAGCCGGTCAATACCGCCACCAACCCCTACACCACCGGCCTGGTGCTGGGCTCGCCGGGCTTCCGCCTGGCCGCGCCGGGCGGGCGTCCGGGCGGCGATCCCAGCGTATGCACCGGCTGGACCCCGGCCGAACTGCGCTGCGACCCGGGCGCCAACACGCTCGACTACTTCCTCGGCGGCTTCGCCGGCTTCGGCGTCGACGACAACTGGGCCCAGTTCCTGCGCCAGAACCGCGACCAGATCCAGGTCATCGCGCGCTCGGACTTCCCCGGCGGCCGGAGCGAGGACGTGTACAAGGACAGCTACGTCGACTGGCGGGTCGGCTTCGAATACGACCTCTCGCCGCAGGTAATGCTGTACGGCACCGTGTCCACCGGCACCCGATCCGGCGGCATCAATCGGCCGCTGTCGCTCAACGACGGCACCGCGCTGGCGCCGACCTTCGAGCCGGAAGAGCTGACCTCGTACGAGGCCGGCATCAAGGGCGACTACGTCTGGGGCGAAACGCCGGTGCGTTTGAATGCGTCGGTGTTCTACTACGACTACCAGAACAAGGTGCTGCAGAACCTGATCGACGTGCCGGCGCCGACGCCGACCAACCCGAACGCGACCAGCCGCCAGGTGTTCAACGACAACGCCGCCAACGCCAGCGTGCTCGGCCTGGAACTGGAAGGCCGGGTCGGCCTGCCGTACGGCTTCGACCTGGGCTACAACTTCACCTACCTGGATGCGACCTTCGACGACTCCAAGGTGCTGGACACGCGCTCCGGCGGGCTCGGCCTGATCGTGCCGCTGGACGGCAACCGCCTGCCGAACACCTCCAAGTACAACGCCAATGTCAGCTTGTCGCAGACCATCGACATCGGCCGCGGCGCGTTGAGTTCGTTCGACTGGACGGTCAACCTGACCTATCGCTCCGACTACTACCTGACCGCGTTCAACAGCCGCGGCTTCGGTCTGGACGCGGCCGGCAACGTGATCGAAGTTCCGCTCGCCGACATGGCCTTCAACAACGGCTCCAACCCGGCCGCCGGCGGCGGCCCGGCCAGCGGCCTGGCGATGCGCGACGACGTCGACGGCTTCCTGACGGTCAATGTGTCGGCCGGCCTGAACTTCGGCAGCGACAACCAGTTCCGCATCGACGGCTTCGTCTCCAACCTCACCGACGAGGTCTATTCGGGCAAGGGCTTCATCAACAACGCCACCAACATCCGTTACTTGAATACGCCGCGGATGTACGGGATCCGGTTCTCGTCGCAGTTCTGA
- a CDS encoding alpha-glucosidase, with protein MPAASLPTAAAQRNDAWWRGAVIYQIYPRSFRDLSGDGVGDLPGIIDKLDYVAGLGVDAIWISPFFKSPMADFGYDIADYRAVDPLFGQLEDFDRLLAKAHALGLRVMIDQVLSHTSDQHEWFQRSRESRDNDYADWYVWADARADGTAPNNWMSLFGGVAWRWEPRRQQYYLHNFLSSQPDLNFHNPAVRAAVLDNVRFWLDRGVDGLRLDAINFCFHDAQLRDNPPKPPELRVGRGFSADNPYAFQYHYYNNNQPENLDFLADLRALLDRYPGAVSLGEISSEDSIATMDEYTRHGRLHMGYSFELLTDDYSAAHIRGTAQTLQSAMREGWPCWAISNHDVQRVVSRWGRGGTPPEFASMLSALTCSLRGSVCMYQGEELGLPEAELPFEALRDPFSIAFWPTFKGRDGCRTPMPWDASALAGFSEATPWLPIADAHRGLDVAAQERDPDSPLQRLRRFLAWRKRHPALLQGAIAFLDTPEPVLAFVRGEGPQAMLLAFNLGPAPVALELGERAAWSVDEGHGLPSGTVEAGRLRLPGYGVYVARAPG; from the coding sequence TTGCCAGCCGCCAGCCTTCCGACCGCCGCCGCCCAACGCAACGACGCATGGTGGCGCGGCGCGGTCATCTACCAGATCTACCCGCGCAGCTTCCGCGACCTCAGCGGCGACGGCGTCGGCGACCTGCCCGGCATCATCGACAAGCTCGACTATGTCGCCGGCCTCGGCGTCGATGCGATCTGGATCTCGCCGTTCTTCAAGTCGCCGATGGCCGACTTCGGCTACGACATCGCCGATTATCGCGCCGTCGATCCGCTGTTCGGGCAATTGGAGGATTTCGACCGGCTGCTGGCCAAGGCGCATGCGCTGGGCCTGAGGGTGATGATCGACCAGGTGCTCAGCCACACCTCCGACCAGCACGAGTGGTTCCAGCGCAGTCGCGAAAGCCGCGACAACGACTACGCCGACTGGTACGTCTGGGCCGACGCGCGTGCCGACGGCACCGCGCCGAACAACTGGATGTCGCTGTTCGGCGGCGTGGCCTGGCGCTGGGAACCGCGCCGCCAGCAGTACTACCTGCACAACTTCCTGTCCTCGCAGCCGGACCTCAATTTCCACAACCCGGCGGTGCGCGCGGCGGTGCTGGACAACGTGCGCTTCTGGCTCGACCGCGGCGTCGACGGCCTGCGCCTGGACGCGATCAACTTCTGCTTCCATGACGCGCAACTGCGCGACAACCCGCCCAAGCCGCCGGAACTCCGGGTCGGGCGCGGTTTCAGCGCGGACAATCCCTACGCGTTCCAGTATCACTATTACAACAACAACCAGCCCGAGAACCTGGACTTCCTCGCCGACCTGCGCGCCTTGCTGGACCGTTACCCGGGCGCAGTGTCGCTGGGCGAGATCTCCTCGGAAGACTCGATCGCGACCATGGACGAGTACACGCGCCACGGCCGCCTGCACATGGGCTACAGCTTCGAGTTGTTGACCGACGACTATTCGGCGGCGCACATCCGCGGCACCGCCCAGACCCTGCAGTCCGCCATGCGCGAAGGCTGGCCCTGCTGGGCGATTTCCAACCACGACGTGCAACGCGTGGTGTCGCGCTGGGGCCGCGGCGGGACGCCGCCGGAGTTCGCCAGCATGCTCAGCGCGCTGACCTGCTCGCTGCGCGGCTCGGTATGCATGTATCAGGGCGAGGAACTCGGCCTGCCGGAAGCCGAACTGCCGTTCGAGGCCCTGCGCGACCCGTTCAGCATCGCGTTCTGGCCGACCTTCAAGGGCCGCGACGGCTGCCGCACCCCGATGCCGTGGGACGCGAGCGCACTGGCCGGCTTCAGCGAAGCGACGCCCTGGCTGCCGATCGCCGATGCGCACCGCGGCCTCGACGTGGCCGCGCAGGAGCGCGATCCGGACTCGCCGCTGCAGCGCCTGCGCCGCTTTCTCGCCTGGCGCAAGCGCCATCCGGCGCTGCTGCAGGGCGCGATCGCCTTCCTCGACACGCCCGAACCGGTGCTGGCCTTCGTCCGTGGCGAGGGCCCGCAGGCGATGCTGCTGGCGTTCAACCTCGGCCCCGCCCCGGTCGCGCTGGAACTCGGCGAACGCGCGGCCTGGAGCGTCGACGAAGGTCACGGCCTGCCGTCCGGCACGGTCGAGGCCGGCCGCCTGCGACTGCCGGGCTACGGCGTGTACGTGGCGCGCGCGCCGGGTTGA
- the yihA gene encoding ribosome biogenesis GTP-binding protein YihA/YsxC — MTNHLARARYLLSAHNHKQLPPDGGYEVAFAGRSNAGKSSALNALCQQNALARVSKTPGRTQQLVFFDVSPPYRGPEPAPEPDRFLVDLPGYGYAKVPQNLQAHWQAFLDRYFETRQALRGLVVVMDIRHPLKDYDRHMIGYAAGRGLPAHALLTKADKLGRGQQQQQLMAVRKELQSAFGDTVSVQTFSGESKQGVDEARAVVMGWLGLNEAPAEAAPAP; from the coding sequence ATGACCAATCACCTCGCCCGTGCCCGCTACCTGCTGTCGGCGCACAACCACAAGCAATTGCCGCCCGACGGCGGCTACGAGGTCGCGTTCGCCGGCCGCTCCAACGCCGGCAAGTCCAGCGCGCTCAACGCCCTGTGCCAGCAGAACGCGCTGGCGCGCGTGTCCAAGACCCCGGGCCGCACCCAGCAATTGGTGTTCTTCGACGTCAGCCCGCCTTATCGTGGCCCCGAGCCGGCGCCGGAACCGGACCGGTTCCTGGTCGACCTGCCGGGCTACGGCTACGCCAAGGTGCCGCAGAACCTGCAGGCGCACTGGCAGGCGTTTCTCGACCGTTACTTCGAAACCCGCCAGGCGCTGCGCGGCCTGGTGGTGGTGATGGACATCCGCCATCCGCTCAAGGACTACGACCGGCACATGATCGGCTATGCCGCCGGCCGCGGCCTGCCCGCGCACGCGCTGCTGACCAAGGCCGACAAGCTCGGTCGCGGCCAGCAACAGCAGCAGCTGATGGCGGTGCGCAAGGAACTGCAGTCCGCGTTCGGCGACACGGTCAGCGTGCAGACCTTCTCCGGCGAGTCCAAGCAGGGCGTGGACGAAGCGCGCGCGGTGGTGATGGGCTGGCTGGGGTTGAACGAAGCGCCCGCCGAGGCGGCGCCCGCGCCCTGA
- a CDS encoding c-type cytochrome: MSQARVFGLVGLVALAAAAVAYAQTTVTPIPDKEPVQTAPLSGSPKPVWGDVKAGATKAGTCAACHGLDGNPTDPQYPRLAGQSERYIAHQIALFKSGERNTGMAAAMKPYADALSDQDARDLGAYFATQKSGAGVADDTVIAAGPNKDKKFYQVGEQLFRSGDKARGIPACMACHGPGGAGNPGPAYPHIAGQQAAYSQRRLEEYRAGTTAQKDPHLFNIMASVAKQLTDEEIGSLSSYLQGLHPRADDVAAAQAPAPAAKPATPAAAPAPAAAPAATPAAAPAPPAKG; encoded by the coding sequence ATGAGCCAAGCCCGCGTCTTCGGCCTCGTCGGCCTCGTCGCCCTCGCGGCTGCCGCCGTTGCGTATGCACAGACCACGGTCACCCCGATTCCCGACAAGGAACCGGTCCAGACCGCGCCGTTGTCCGGCAGCCCGAAGCCGGTGTGGGGCGACGTCAAGGCGGGCGCGACCAAGGCCGGCACCTGCGCCGCCTGCCACGGCCTCGACGGCAACCCGACCGATCCGCAGTACCCGCGCCTGGCCGGCCAGAGCGAGCGCTACATCGCGCACCAGATCGCCCTGTTCAAGAGCGGCGAGCGCAACACCGGCATGGCCGCGGCGATGAAGCCTTACGCCGACGCGCTCAGCGACCAGGACGCGCGCGACCTGGGCGCCTATTTCGCGACCCAGAAGTCCGGCGCCGGCGTCGCCGACGACACCGTGATCGCGGCCGGTCCGAACAAGGACAAGAAGTTCTACCAGGTCGGCGAGCAGCTGTTCCGCTCCGGCGACAAGGCCCGCGGCATCCCGGCCTGCATGGCCTGCCATGGCCCCGGCGGCGCCGGCAATCCCGGCCCGGCCTATCCGCACATCGCCGGCCAGCAGGCGGCCTACTCGCAGCGCCGGCTGGAGGAATACCGCGCCGGCACCACGGCGCAGAAGGACCCGCACCTGTTCAACATCATGGCCAGCGTGGCCAAGCAGCTGACCGACGAGGAAATCGGTTCGCTGTCCAGCTACCTGCAGGGCCTGCACCCGCGCGCCGACGACGTGGCCGCCGCTCAGGCGCCGGCTCCGGCCGCCAAGCCGGCCACGCCGGCGGCAGCGCCGGCCCCGGCGGCGGCGCCCGCCGCAACCCCGGCCGCCGCGCCGGCGCCGCCCGCCAAGGGCTGA
- a CDS encoding thiol:disulfide interchange protein DsbA/DsbL: MKLRLAALLLLAALPFAAAAAPKAGTPAGPAPEIGVDYVVIEGGKPFAPAKGKVEVVEVFGYTCPHCAHFEPQVAAWRAKQPADVSFVPLAAPWGGYWTPYAQAFYTAQSMKLLGKTHEAVFKALHEQRSLPIQNATPAEIAAFYAKFGANAQAFAAGMAGPATNQAMEKAKAFIMASGVDGTPSMVVAGKYRITTQKGFDDMLRVADHLIARERATAGKR; encoded by the coding sequence ATGAAACTGCGCTTGGCCGCCCTGCTGTTGCTCGCCGCCCTTCCCTTCGCCGCCGCCGCCGCGCCCAAGGCCGGCACCCCGGCCGGCCCTGCGCCGGAGATCGGCGTCGACTACGTCGTGATCGAAGGCGGCAAGCCGTTCGCGCCGGCCAAGGGCAAGGTCGAAGTGGTCGAGGTGTTCGGCTACACCTGCCCGCACTGCGCCCACTTCGAGCCGCAGGTCGCGGCCTGGCGCGCCAAGCAGCCGGCCGACGTCAGCTTCGTTCCGCTGGCCGCGCCGTGGGGCGGCTACTGGACCCCGTACGCGCAGGCCTTCTACACCGCGCAGTCGATGAAGCTGCTGGGCAAGACCCACGAGGCGGTGTTCAAGGCCCTGCACGAGCAGCGCAGCCTGCCGATCCAGAACGCCACCCCGGCCGAGATCGCCGCCTTCTACGCCAAGTTCGGCGCCAACGCCCAGGCCTTCGCCGCCGGCATGGCCGGTCCGGCCACGAACCAGGCGATGGAAAAGGCCAAGGCCTTCATCATGGCCAGCGGCGTCGACGGCACCCCGTCGATGGTGGTCGCCGGCAAGTACCGCATCACCACCCAGAAGGGCTTCGACGACATGCTGCGCGTCGCCGACCATCTGATCGCGCGCGAGCGCGCCACCGCGGGCAAGCGCTGA
- a CDS encoding thiol:disulfide interchange protein DsbA/DsbL: MASLSRFPLMLTALVALAACNKTETPADTAAAPSAPMADAAAPAADSAPAAPAAPEEPAIQPAAVATPPSGPAPVAGTDFQEIPAGQAYEPVAGKIEVAEVFSYTCPHCAQFEPQLLDWRKKQTADVKFTPVAGPFGGNPIPFAKAFYTAQTLGLLEKTHEAMFRAVHIEQTLPYQSVTDQQFGDFYAKYGAKPADFIGTMNSFAINAKLKRAEQFMQRSGVSASPSLVINGKYLVTTEKGFADMLRVADHLVARERAAMQAPAAAPAAPADGASAPAPAAAAAPAAPAKG; this comes from the coding sequence ATGGCTTCGCTGTCCCGGTTTCCGCTGATGCTGACCGCGCTGGTCGCGCTGGCGGCCTGCAACAAGACCGAAACCCCGGCCGACACCGCCGCAGCCCCGAGCGCGCCGATGGCCGACGCCGCCGCACCGGCGGCCGACAGCGCCCCGGCCGCGCCGGCCGCCCCGGAAGAACCGGCGATCCAGCCGGCCGCCGTCGCCACCCCGCCGTCCGGCCCGGCCCCGGTCGCCGGCACCGACTTCCAGGAAATCCCCGCCGGCCAGGCCTACGAGCCGGTCGCCGGCAAGATCGAAGTCGCCGAAGTGTTCAGCTACACCTGCCCGCACTGCGCTCAGTTCGAGCCGCAGCTGCTGGATTGGCGCAAGAAGCAGACCGCGGACGTGAAGTTCACCCCGGTCGCCGGCCCGTTCGGCGGCAACCCGATCCCGTTCGCCAAGGCCTTCTACACCGCCCAGACCCTGGGCCTGCTGGAGAAGACCCACGAGGCGATGTTCCGCGCCGTGCACATCGAGCAGACCCTCCCCTACCAGAGCGTGACCGACCAACAGTTCGGCGACTTCTACGCCAAGTACGGCGCCAAGCCGGCCGACTTCATCGGCACCATGAACAGCTTCGCGATCAACGCCAAGCTCAAGCGCGCCGAGCAGTTCATGCAGCGCTCCGGCGTCAGCGCCAGCCCCTCGCTGGTGATCAACGGCAAGTACCTGGTCACCACCGAGAAGGGCTTCGCCGACATGCTGCGCGTCGCCGATCACCTGGTCGCGCGCGAACGCGCCGCGATGCAGGCCCCGGCCGCCGCACCGGCAGCGCCGGCCGACGGCGCCTCCGCTCCGGCGCCGGCCGCGGCGGCCGCCCCGGCGGCTCCGGCCAAGGGCTGA
- a CDS encoding endonuclease/exonuclease/phosphatase family protein, producing MTTRRLRLLSANIQAGSSTRRYSDYATRSWSHVLPAGNKRGSLDTIAQLAGEHDIVGLNESDPGSLRSGFTNQTHYLAQRAGFEYWSHQPNRRVGSVASSANGLLSKLEPREVVDHPLPGRISGRGVLIAHYGQDDDGLTVAVAHLSLGSGSRASQLAFIAELLHDHPHAVLMGDFNCSPDRPEMQTLFRNTRLQPPSEPLATFPSWRPQRAIDHILLGDGLSFAGARAVPAAQSDHLALSLELDVPESALR from the coding sequence ATGACCACACGCCGGCTGCGCCTGCTCAGCGCGAACATCCAGGCCGGCTCCAGCACGCGCCGCTACAGCGATTACGCGACGCGCAGCTGGTCGCACGTGCTGCCCGCCGGCAACAAGCGCGGCAGCCTCGACACGATCGCCCAGTTGGCCGGCGAGCACGACATCGTCGGCCTCAACGAAAGCGATCCGGGCAGTCTGCGTTCGGGCTTCACCAACCAGACCCACTACCTGGCCCAGCGCGCCGGCTTCGAGTACTGGAGCCACCAGCCGAACCGGCGCGTCGGCAGCGTCGCCTCCAGCGCCAACGGCCTGCTCAGCAAGCTCGAACCGCGCGAAGTCGTCGACCATCCCCTGCCCGGCCGCATTTCCGGCCGCGGCGTGCTGATCGCCCATTACGGCCAGGACGACGACGGCCTCACCGTCGCCGTCGCCCACCTTTCGCTCGGCTCCGGCTCGCGCGCCAGCCAACTGGCCTTCATCGCCGAACTGCTGCACGACCACCCGCACGCGGTGCTGATGGGCGACTTCAACTGCTCGCCGGATCGCCCGGAAATGCAGACCCTGTTCCGCAACACTCGCCTGCAGCCGCCCAGCGAACCGCTGGCCACCTTCCCCAGCTGGCGCCCGCAGCGCGCGATCGACCACATCCTGCTCGGCGACGGCCTCAGCTTCGCCGGCGCCCGCGCCGTGCCAGCCGCGCAGTCCGACCACCTCGCCCTGTCGCTGGAACTCGACGTCCCGGAAAGCGCGTTGCGCTGA